One genomic window of Bacteroidota bacterium includes the following:
- a CDS encoding ORF6N domain-containing protein: MVISNSSMNPTEFRNWRSQFVTSNSDVMGLRHAPFCFTEQGVTMLSCILNSKMAIEVNIRIIRVFTRMKEMLLTHKDILLKLEKLEKQVNQNNKDVQMIFEVLKQLLDPPEAPRRQIGYKSK, from the coding sequence ATGGTCATTTCCAATTCTTCAATGAATCCAACCGAATTCCGAAATTGGAGGTCACAATTTGTGACCTCCAATTCAGATGTGATGGGTTTGCGTCATGCTCCTTTTTGTTTCACCGAGCAGGGTGTAACCATGCTCTCGTGTATTCTGAACAGTAAAATGGCCATTGAAGTAAACATCCGGATTATCCGCGTGTTCACCCGAATGAAAGAAATGCTTCTAACTCACAAAGACATCTTACTCAAACTTGAGAAACTTGAAAAACAGGTAAATCAAAACAACAAGGATGTGCAGATGATATTCGAAGTGCTGAAACAACTGCTTGATCCGCCCGAAGCACCAAGAAGGCAGATTGGCTACAAGAGCAAATAG